From Pan paniscus chromosome 9, NHGRI_mPanPan1-v2.0_pri, whole genome shotgun sequence, the proteins below share one genomic window:
- the TKFC gene encoding triokinase/FMN cyclase isoform X2 — protein MTSKKLVNSVAGCADDALAGLVACNPNLQLLQGHRVALRSDLDSLKGRVALLSGGGSGHEPAHAGFIGKGMLTGVIAGAVFTSPAVGSILAAIRAVAQAGTVGTLLIVKNYTGDRLNFGLAREQARAEGIPVEMVVIGDDSAFTVLKKAGRRGLCGTVLIHKVAGALAEAGVGLEEIAKQVNVVTKAMGTLGVSLSSCSVPGSKPTFELSADEVELGLGIHGEAGVRRIKMATADEIVKLMLDHMTNTTNASHVPVQPGSSVVMMVNNLGGLSFLELGIIADATVRSLEGRGVKIARALVGTFMSALEMPGISLTLLLVDEPLLKLIDAETTAAAWPNVAAVSITGRKRSRVAPAEPQEAPDSTAAGGSASKRMALVLERVCSTLLGLEEHLNALDRAAGDGDCGTTHSRAARAIQEWLKEGPPPASPAQLLSKLSVLLLEKMGGSSGALYGLFLTAAAQPLKAKTSLPAWSAAMDAGLEAMQKYGKAAPGDRTMLDSLWAAGQELQAWKSPGADLLQVLTKAVKSAEAAAEATKNMEAGAGRASYISSARLEQPDPGAVAAAAILRAILEVLQS, from the exons ATG ACCTCCAAGAAGCTGGTGAACTCGGTGGCTGGCTGTGCTGATGACGCTCTTGCTGGCCTGGTGGCCTGCAACCCCAACCTGCAGCTCTTGCAGGGCCACCGCGTGGCCCTCCGTTCTGACCTGGACAGCCTCAAGGGCCGGGTGGCACTGCTGTCGGGTGGGGGCTCTGGCCATGAGCCTGCCCATGCTG GTTTCATAGGGAAGGGGATGCTGACTGGGGTCATCGCGGGAGCTGTGTTCACCTCCCCGGCAGTGGGCAGCATCCTGGCAGCCATCAGGGCCGTGGCCCAGGCCGGCACAG TGGGGACGCTCCTTATCGTGAAGAACTACACTGGGGATCGGCTCAACTTCGGCCTGGCCCGGGAGCAGGCCCGGGCTGAAGGCATCCCGGTGGAGATGGTGGTGATTGGGGACGACAGCGCCTTCACTGTCCTGAAGAAGGCAGGCCGGCGGGGGCTGTGCGGCACAGTGCTTATACACAAG GTGGCAGGTGCTCTGGCTGAGGCTGGTGTGGGGCTGGAGGAGATCGCAAAGCAGGTGAACGTGGTCACCAAGGCCATGG GTACCCTGGGGGTGAGCTTATCCTCCTGCAGCGTCCCTGGTTCCAAACCCACCTTCGAGCTCTCAGCCGACGAGGTGGAGCTGGGCCTGG GGATCCACGGGGAAGCTGGTGTGCGCCGGATAAAG ATGGCAACCGCCGATGAGATTGTGAAACTCATGCTCGACCACATGACAAACACCACCAACGCGTCCCATGTGCCTGTGCAGCCCG GCTCCTCAGTTGTGATGATGGTCAACAACCTGGGTGGCCTGTCATTCCTGGAACTGGGCATCATAGCCGACGCTACCGTCCGCTCCCTGG AGGGCCGCGGGGTGAAGATTGCCCGTGCCCTGGTGGGCACCTTCATGTCAGCACTGGAGATGCCTGGCATTTCTCTCACCCTCCTGCTGGTGGATGAGCCTCTCCTGAAACTGATAG ATGCTGAAACCACTGCAGCAGCCTGGCCTAACGTGGCTGCAGTCTCCATTACTGGGCGGAAGCGGAGCCGGGTAGCCCCTGCCGAGCCCCAGGAGGCCCCTGATTCCACTGCTGCAGGAG GCTCAGCCTCGAAGCGGATGGCGCTGGTGCTGGAACGGGTGTGCAGCACCCTCCTGGGCCTGGAGGAACACCTGAATGCCCTGGACCGGGCTGCTGGTGACGGCGACTGTGGCACTACCCACAGCCGTGCGGCCAGAG CAATCCAGGAGTGGCTGAAGGAGGGCCCACCCCCTGCCAGCCCTGCCCAGCTGCTCTCCAAGTTGTCTGTCCTGCTCCTGGAGAAGATGGGAGGCTCATCTGGGGCG CTCTATGGCCTGTTCCTGACTGCGGCTGCACAGCCCCTGAAGGCCAAGACCAGCCTCCCAGCCTGGTCTGCTGCCATGGATGCCGGCCTGGAAGCCATGCAGAA GTATGGCAAGGCTGCCCCAGGGGACAGGACTATG CTGGATTCTCTGTGGGCAGCAGGGCAGGAGCTCCAAGCCTGGAAGAGCCCAGGAGCTGATCTGTTACAAGTCCTGACCAAAGCAGTCAAG AGTGCCGAAGCTGCAGCCGAGGCCACCAAGAATATGGAAGCTGGAGCCGGAAGAGCCAGTTATATCAGCTCAGCACGGCTGGAGCAGCCAGACCCTGGGGCAGTGGCAGCTGCTGCCATCCTCCGGGCCATCTTGGAGGTCTTGCAGAGCTAG
- the TKFC gene encoding triokinase/FMN cyclase isoform X1 produces the protein MTSKKLVNSVAGCADDALAGLVACNPNLQLLQGHRVALRSDLDSLKGRVALLSGGGSGHEPAHAGFIGKGMLTGVIAGAVFTSPAVGSILAAIRAVAQAGTVGTLLIVKNYTGDRLNFGLAREQARAEGIPVEMVVIGDDSAFTVLKKAGRRGLCGTVLIHKVAGALAEAGVGLEEIAKQVNVVTKAMGTLGVSLSSCSVPGSKPTFELSADEVELGLGIHGEAGVRRIKMATADEIVKLMLDHMTNTTNASHVPVQPGSSVVMMVNNLGGLSFLELGIIADATVRSLEGRGVKIARALVGTFMSALEMPGISLTLLLVDEPLLKLIDAETTAAAWPNVAAVSITGRKRSRVAPAEPQEAPDSTAAGGSASKRMALVLERVCSTLLGLEEHLNALDRAAGDGDCGTTHSRAARAIQEWLKEGPPPASPAQLLSKLSVLLLEKMGGSSGALYGLFLTAAAQPLKAKTSLPAWSAAMDAGLEAMQKYGKAAPGDRTMLDSLWAAGQELQAWKSPGADLLQVLTKAVKAPRVPGLLYPGSCLSAAPYVPDHKASTCTGVCAQQLGRRLASDGGLWIPALSFPGWVTST, from the exons ATG ACCTCCAAGAAGCTGGTGAACTCGGTGGCTGGCTGTGCTGATGACGCTCTTGCTGGCCTGGTGGCCTGCAACCCCAACCTGCAGCTCTTGCAGGGCCACCGCGTGGCCCTCCGTTCTGACCTGGACAGCCTCAAGGGCCGGGTGGCACTGCTGTCGGGTGGGGGCTCTGGCCATGAGCCTGCCCATGCTG GTTTCATAGGGAAGGGGATGCTGACTGGGGTCATCGCGGGAGCTGTGTTCACCTCCCCGGCAGTGGGCAGCATCCTGGCAGCCATCAGGGCCGTGGCCCAGGCCGGCACAG TGGGGACGCTCCTTATCGTGAAGAACTACACTGGGGATCGGCTCAACTTCGGCCTGGCCCGGGAGCAGGCCCGGGCTGAAGGCATCCCGGTGGAGATGGTGGTGATTGGGGACGACAGCGCCTTCACTGTCCTGAAGAAGGCAGGCCGGCGGGGGCTGTGCGGCACAGTGCTTATACACAAG GTGGCAGGTGCTCTGGCTGAGGCTGGTGTGGGGCTGGAGGAGATCGCAAAGCAGGTGAACGTGGTCACCAAGGCCATGG GTACCCTGGGGGTGAGCTTATCCTCCTGCAGCGTCCCTGGTTCCAAACCCACCTTCGAGCTCTCAGCCGACGAGGTGGAGCTGGGCCTGG GGATCCACGGGGAAGCTGGTGTGCGCCGGATAAAG ATGGCAACCGCCGATGAGATTGTGAAACTCATGCTCGACCACATGACAAACACCACCAACGCGTCCCATGTGCCTGTGCAGCCCG GCTCCTCAGTTGTGATGATGGTCAACAACCTGGGTGGCCTGTCATTCCTGGAACTGGGCATCATAGCCGACGCTACCGTCCGCTCCCTGG AGGGCCGCGGGGTGAAGATTGCCCGTGCCCTGGTGGGCACCTTCATGTCAGCACTGGAGATGCCTGGCATTTCTCTCACCCTCCTGCTGGTGGATGAGCCTCTCCTGAAACTGATAG ATGCTGAAACCACTGCAGCAGCCTGGCCTAACGTGGCTGCAGTCTCCATTACTGGGCGGAAGCGGAGCCGGGTAGCCCCTGCCGAGCCCCAGGAGGCCCCTGATTCCACTGCTGCAGGAG GCTCAGCCTCGAAGCGGATGGCGCTGGTGCTGGAACGGGTGTGCAGCACCCTCCTGGGCCTGGAGGAACACCTGAATGCCCTGGACCGGGCTGCTGGTGACGGCGACTGTGGCACTACCCACAGCCGTGCGGCCAGAG CAATCCAGGAGTGGCTGAAGGAGGGCCCACCCCCTGCCAGCCCTGCCCAGCTGCTCTCCAAGTTGTCTGTCCTGCTCCTGGAGAAGATGGGAGGCTCATCTGGGGCG CTCTATGGCCTGTTCCTGACTGCGGCTGCACAGCCCCTGAAGGCCAAGACCAGCCTCCCAGCCTGGTCTGCTGCCATGGATGCCGGCCTGGAAGCCATGCAGAA GTATGGCAAGGCTGCCCCAGGGGACAGGACTATG CTGGATTCTCTGTGGGCAGCAGGGCAGGAGCTCCAAGCCTGGAAGAGCCCAGGAGCTGATCTGTTACAAGTCCTGACCAAAGCAGTCAAG GCTCCCCGAGTGCCTGGGCTTCTCTACCCAGGGTCCTGTCTGTCGGCTGCACCATACGTCCCTGACCACAAGGCATCCACGTGCACAGGAGTATGCGCCCAGCAGCTGGGAAGGAGGCTGGCCTCAGACGGTGGCCTGTGgatcccagctctgtcatttcCTGGCTGGGTGACCTCAACCTAG
- the TKFC gene encoding triokinase/FMN cyclase isoform X3, which translates to MTSKKLVNSVAGCADDALAGLVACNPNLQLLQGHRVALRSDLDSLKGRVALLSGGGSGHEPAHAGFIGKGMLTGVIAGAVFTSPAVGSILAAIRAVAQAGTVGTLLIVKNYTGDRLNFGLAREQARAEGIPVEMVVIGDDSAFTVLKKAGRRGLCGTVLIHKVAGALAEAGVGLEEIAKQVNVVTKAMGTLGVSLSSCSVPGSKPTFELSADEVELGLGIHGEAGVRRIKMATADEIVKLMLDHMTNTTNASHVPVQPGSSVVMMVNNLGGLSFLELGIIADATVRSLEGRGVKIARALVGTFMSALEMPGISLTLLLVDEPLLKLIDAETTAAAWPNVAAVSITGRKRSRVAPAEPQEAPDSTAAGGSASKRMALVLERVCSTLLGLEEHLNALDRAAGDGDCGTTHSRAARAIQEWLKEGPPPASPAQLLSKLSVLLLEKMGGSSGALYGLFLTAAAQPLKAKTSLPAWSAAMDAGLEAMQKYGKAAPGDRTMLDSLWAAGQELQAWKSPGADLLQVLTKAVKIRSGPNPKISPPLGESCDHRVYLLKTLFPPLHLRVGDPTALTN; encoded by the exons ATG ACCTCCAAGAAGCTGGTGAACTCGGTGGCTGGCTGTGCTGATGACGCTCTTGCTGGCCTGGTGGCCTGCAACCCCAACCTGCAGCTCTTGCAGGGCCACCGCGTGGCCCTCCGTTCTGACCTGGACAGCCTCAAGGGCCGGGTGGCACTGCTGTCGGGTGGGGGCTCTGGCCATGAGCCTGCCCATGCTG GTTTCATAGGGAAGGGGATGCTGACTGGGGTCATCGCGGGAGCTGTGTTCACCTCCCCGGCAGTGGGCAGCATCCTGGCAGCCATCAGGGCCGTGGCCCAGGCCGGCACAG TGGGGACGCTCCTTATCGTGAAGAACTACACTGGGGATCGGCTCAACTTCGGCCTGGCCCGGGAGCAGGCCCGGGCTGAAGGCATCCCGGTGGAGATGGTGGTGATTGGGGACGACAGCGCCTTCACTGTCCTGAAGAAGGCAGGCCGGCGGGGGCTGTGCGGCACAGTGCTTATACACAAG GTGGCAGGTGCTCTGGCTGAGGCTGGTGTGGGGCTGGAGGAGATCGCAAAGCAGGTGAACGTGGTCACCAAGGCCATGG GTACCCTGGGGGTGAGCTTATCCTCCTGCAGCGTCCCTGGTTCCAAACCCACCTTCGAGCTCTCAGCCGACGAGGTGGAGCTGGGCCTGG GGATCCACGGGGAAGCTGGTGTGCGCCGGATAAAG ATGGCAACCGCCGATGAGATTGTGAAACTCATGCTCGACCACATGACAAACACCACCAACGCGTCCCATGTGCCTGTGCAGCCCG GCTCCTCAGTTGTGATGATGGTCAACAACCTGGGTGGCCTGTCATTCCTGGAACTGGGCATCATAGCCGACGCTACCGTCCGCTCCCTGG AGGGCCGCGGGGTGAAGATTGCCCGTGCCCTGGTGGGCACCTTCATGTCAGCACTGGAGATGCCTGGCATTTCTCTCACCCTCCTGCTGGTGGATGAGCCTCTCCTGAAACTGATAG ATGCTGAAACCACTGCAGCAGCCTGGCCTAACGTGGCTGCAGTCTCCATTACTGGGCGGAAGCGGAGCCGGGTAGCCCCTGCCGAGCCCCAGGAGGCCCCTGATTCCACTGCTGCAGGAG GCTCAGCCTCGAAGCGGATGGCGCTGGTGCTGGAACGGGTGTGCAGCACCCTCCTGGGCCTGGAGGAACACCTGAATGCCCTGGACCGGGCTGCTGGTGACGGCGACTGTGGCACTACCCACAGCCGTGCGGCCAGAG CAATCCAGGAGTGGCTGAAGGAGGGCCCACCCCCTGCCAGCCCTGCCCAGCTGCTCTCCAAGTTGTCTGTCCTGCTCCTGGAGAAGATGGGAGGCTCATCTGGGGCG CTCTATGGCCTGTTCCTGACTGCGGCTGCACAGCCCCTGAAGGCCAAGACCAGCCTCCCAGCCTGGTCTGCTGCCATGGATGCCGGCCTGGAAGCCATGCAGAA GTATGGCAAGGCTGCCCCAGGGGACAGGACTATG CTGGATTCTCTGTGGGCAGCAGGGCAGGAGCTCCAAGCCTGGAAGAGCCCAGGAGCTGATCTGTTACAAGTCCTGACCAAAGCAGTCAAG
- the TKFC gene encoding triokinase/FMN cyclase isoform X4, producing the protein MTSKKLVNSVAGCADDALAGLVACNPNLQLLQGHRVALRSDLDSLKGRVALLSGGGSGHEPAHAGFIGKGMLTGVIAGAVFTSPAVGSILAAIRAVAQAGTVGTLLIVKNYTGDRLNFGLAREQARAEGIPVEMVVIGDDSAFTVLKKAGRRGLCGTVLIHKVAGALAEAGVGLEEIAKQVNVVTKAMGTLGVSLSSCSVPGSKPTFELSADEVELGLGIHGEAGVRRIKMATADEIVKLMLDHMTNTTNASHVPVQPGSSVVMMVNNLGGLSFLELGIIADATVRSLEGRGVKIARALVGTFMSALEMPGISLTLLLVDEPLLKLIDAETTAAAWPNVAAVSITGRKRSRVAPAEPQEAPDSTAAGGSASKRMALVLERVCSTLLGLEEHLNALDRAAGDGDCGTTHSRAARAIQEWLKEGPPPASPAQLLSKLSVLLLEKMGGSSGALYGLFLTAAAQPLKAKTSLPAWSAAMDAGLEAMQKYGKAAPGDRTMLDSLWAAGQELQAWKSPGADLLQVLTKAVKEGGGLVICP; encoded by the exons ATG ACCTCCAAGAAGCTGGTGAACTCGGTGGCTGGCTGTGCTGATGACGCTCTTGCTGGCCTGGTGGCCTGCAACCCCAACCTGCAGCTCTTGCAGGGCCACCGCGTGGCCCTCCGTTCTGACCTGGACAGCCTCAAGGGCCGGGTGGCACTGCTGTCGGGTGGGGGCTCTGGCCATGAGCCTGCCCATGCTG GTTTCATAGGGAAGGGGATGCTGACTGGGGTCATCGCGGGAGCTGTGTTCACCTCCCCGGCAGTGGGCAGCATCCTGGCAGCCATCAGGGCCGTGGCCCAGGCCGGCACAG TGGGGACGCTCCTTATCGTGAAGAACTACACTGGGGATCGGCTCAACTTCGGCCTGGCCCGGGAGCAGGCCCGGGCTGAAGGCATCCCGGTGGAGATGGTGGTGATTGGGGACGACAGCGCCTTCACTGTCCTGAAGAAGGCAGGCCGGCGGGGGCTGTGCGGCACAGTGCTTATACACAAG GTGGCAGGTGCTCTGGCTGAGGCTGGTGTGGGGCTGGAGGAGATCGCAAAGCAGGTGAACGTGGTCACCAAGGCCATGG GTACCCTGGGGGTGAGCTTATCCTCCTGCAGCGTCCCTGGTTCCAAACCCACCTTCGAGCTCTCAGCCGACGAGGTGGAGCTGGGCCTGG GGATCCACGGGGAAGCTGGTGTGCGCCGGATAAAG ATGGCAACCGCCGATGAGATTGTGAAACTCATGCTCGACCACATGACAAACACCACCAACGCGTCCCATGTGCCTGTGCAGCCCG GCTCCTCAGTTGTGATGATGGTCAACAACCTGGGTGGCCTGTCATTCCTGGAACTGGGCATCATAGCCGACGCTACCGTCCGCTCCCTGG AGGGCCGCGGGGTGAAGATTGCCCGTGCCCTGGTGGGCACCTTCATGTCAGCACTGGAGATGCCTGGCATTTCTCTCACCCTCCTGCTGGTGGATGAGCCTCTCCTGAAACTGATAG ATGCTGAAACCACTGCAGCAGCCTGGCCTAACGTGGCTGCAGTCTCCATTACTGGGCGGAAGCGGAGCCGGGTAGCCCCTGCCGAGCCCCAGGAGGCCCCTGATTCCACTGCTGCAGGAG GCTCAGCCTCGAAGCGGATGGCGCTGGTGCTGGAACGGGTGTGCAGCACCCTCCTGGGCCTGGAGGAACACCTGAATGCCCTGGACCGGGCTGCTGGTGACGGCGACTGTGGCACTACCCACAGCCGTGCGGCCAGAG CAATCCAGGAGTGGCTGAAGGAGGGCCCACCCCCTGCCAGCCCTGCCCAGCTGCTCTCCAAGTTGTCTGTCCTGCTCCTGGAGAAGATGGGAGGCTCATCTGGGGCG CTCTATGGCCTGTTCCTGACTGCGGCTGCACAGCCCCTGAAGGCCAAGACCAGCCTCCCAGCCTGGTCTGCTGCCATGGATGCCGGCCTGGAAGCCATGCAGAA GTATGGCAAGGCTGCCCCAGGGGACAGGACTATG CTGGATTCTCTGTGGGCAGCAGGGCAGGAGCTCCAAGCCTGGAAGAGCCCAGGAGCTGATCTGTTACAAGTCCTGACCAAAGCAGTCAAG GAAGGAGGCGGCCTGGTGATCTGCCCTTGA